A single window of Desulfovibrio sp. G11 DNA harbors:
- a CDS encoding SufB/SufD family protein, which produces MSTVNLSRYSFNGNEGAAPIENLASLPAADKERLVHAGIDVNDHAVSGAFMQLNHAGVHCHASHEGLDLMDIREALKKFDGLPQYYWKLLDPEKDEFTRLTREHCNGGYFVCARKGAKITQPVQSCMFIKGHGAGQSIHNIVVVEEGAELHILGGCATAHDANDTAHLGITEYYVEKGGKLTFTMIHNWGTSTTVRPRSAGIVEAGGEFQNNYILLKPVADLQMYPTMKLQGSGAVARFNSVIVTPEGSHVDCGNRIELNAPDTRGEIVSRTLTTGGTIINRGFIGASAAPARGHLECKGLILGGGRIHAIPELDSNQDGVELSHEAAVGKIAQEEIEYLMARGLDEDEAASTIVRGFLNVDIMGLPDQLQKAMDEQIALLETGNAM; this is translated from the coding sequence ATGAGCACAGTCAATCTCTCCCGGTACAGCTTCAACGGCAACGAAGGTGCCGCCCCCATAGAAAACCTCGCCAGCCTGCCCGCCGCGGACAAGGAACGCCTTGTACACGCGGGCATTGACGTGAACGATCACGCGGTGAGCGGCGCATTCATGCAGCTCAACCATGCGGGGGTTCACTGCCATGCAAGCCATGAAGGCCTTGACCTTATGGACATCCGCGAGGCCCTGAAAAAATTTGACGGCCTGCCCCAGTATTACTGGAAGCTGCTTGATCCGGAAAAAGACGAGTTTACCCGCCTCACGCGCGAGCATTGCAACGGCGGCTACTTTGTGTGCGCCCGCAAGGGAGCCAAAATCACCCAGCCTGTGCAGTCATGCATGTTCATCAAGGGACACGGTGCGGGACAGAGCATCCACAACATCGTGGTGGTGGAAGAAGGAGCCGAGCTGCATATTCTGGGCGGCTGCGCCACGGCCCACGATGCCAACGATACGGCCCACCTGGGCATTACCGAATATTATGTGGAAAAAGGCGGCAAGCTCACCTTCACAATGATCCATAACTGGGGAACAAGCACCACGGTCCGCCCCCGCTCCGCAGGCATTGTGGAAGCCGGAGGAGAGTTTCAGAACAACTACATCCTGCTCAAGCCCGTGGCCGACCTGCAGATGTATCCGACCATGAAGCTTCAGGGCAGTGGTGCTGTTGCGCGCTTCAATTCCGTTATTGTCACTCCCGAAGGCTCCCATGTGGACTGCGGCAACCGCATTGAACTCAATGCGCCCGACACACGCGGCGAAATAGTTTCGCGTACCCTCACCACAGGTGGAACCATAATCAACCGTGGTTTCATAGGCGCATCCGCCGCCCCCGCCAGGGGACATCTGGAATGCAAGGGCCTTATCCTTGGCGGCGGGCGCATACACGCCATCCCCGAGCTGGACAGCAACCAGGACGGTGTGGAACTGTCGCACGAGGCCGCCGTGGGCAAAATAGCCCAGGAAGAAATAGAGTACCTCATGGCGCGCGGTCTTGATGAAGATGAAGCCGCATCCACCATTGTGCGCGGCTTTCTCAATGTGGACATTATGGGCCTGCCCGACCAGTTGCAAAAGGCCATGGATGAACAGATCGCGCTGCTGGAAACCGGCAACGCCATGTAA
- the secF gene encoding protein translocase subunit SecF produces MSFTFVKHDTNIDFIGKRYWVYGISVALILIGIASAIWGNGLKMGIDFAGGVIVQVQFQEPVADEALKKSLDIPALPGISTQRFGEGGRDYLLRFSSAENADATQLRTSVVDALAATFPGNAAEIVRLEIVGPKVGADLTNKALSALYYAILLIAVYISGRFEQRWMAGVIMAGALWGGIYLAGLTGLSMGWLVMLALSITVLVCFVLRLNFALGAVVGLIHDVAITVGLLSLLDVEIDLNVMAALMTLVGFSLNDTIIIYDRLRENLRATPELDMAHLINKSVNQTLSRTILTSGTTFLSTLALYLLGGGVIHDFALTMLIGVVVGTASSIYVSSAMLLALGDTDFYVSLVQKKDKFERPGEHGVV; encoded by the coding sequence ATGAGTTTTACCTTTGTCAAGCACGACACCAATATCGATTTCATTGGCAAGCGCTACTGGGTGTACGGCATTTCCGTAGCCCTTATTCTTATAGGCATAGCTTCGGCCATCTGGGGCAATGGCCTCAAGATGGGCATCGACTTTGCGGGCGGTGTTATCGTCCAGGTACAGTTTCAGGAGCCCGTCGCCGACGAAGCCCTGAAAAAGAGTCTGGATATTCCGGCGCTGCCCGGCATCAGCACCCAGCGCTTCGGTGAGGGCGGGCGGGATTACCTGCTGCGCTTCAGCAGTGCGGAAAACGCCGATGCAACGCAGTTACGCACCTCGGTTGTGGACGCGCTGGCGGCGACCTTTCCCGGCAATGCCGCCGAAATTGTGCGCCTTGAAATTGTCGGCCCCAAGGTGGGCGCAGACCTGACAAACAAGGCCCTGAGCGCTCTTTATTACGCCATTCTGCTCATTGCGGTCTATATTTCCGGCCGCTTCGAGCAGCGTTGGATGGCAGGCGTGATCATGGCCGGAGCCTTGTGGGGCGGCATCTATCTGGCGGGGCTTACCGGACTCAGCATGGGGTGGCTTGTGATGCTGGCCCTGAGCATAACCGTGCTTGTCTGCTTTGTGTTGCGGCTGAACTTTGCCCTGGGGGCAGTGGTGGGGCTGATACATGACGTGGCCATCACCGTAGGACTACTGTCTTTGCTGGATGTGGAAATTGACCTTAACGTCATGGCGGCCCTGATGACCCTGGTGGGCTTTTCGCTCAACGACACCATCATCATCTACGACCGCCTGCGTGAAAACCTGCGCGCCACGCCAGAACTGGACATGGCCCATCTTATCAACAAGAGTGTCAACCAGACGCTTTCACGCACCATCCTGACCAGCGGCACGACCTTCCTGTCTACCCTTGCGCTTTACCTGCTTGGTGGTGGCGTCATTCATGACTTTGCGCTGACCATGCTCATTGGTGTGGTGGTGGGCACGGCTTCGTCCATTTACGTGTCTTCCGCCATGTTGCTGGCCCTGGGCGATACGGATTTTTACGTAAGCCTGGTGCAGAAGAAAGACAAATTCGAACGGCCGGGAGAGCACGGCGTGGTATAG
- the rfaD gene encoding ADP-glyceromanno-heptose 6-epimerase, which yields MYVITGGAGFLGSALLWQLNCMNIDDIVIVDNLARSDKWRNLVKRRYVDYLHRDQFYDLMQRDALPWKVSGVVHLGACSSTTEKDADFLMENNFHYSRDLCRYTLDKGGRFINASSAATYGDGSLGFSDDEQLVPRLRPLNMYGYSKQLFDLWLLREGLQAETASLKFFNVYGPNEYHKGDMQSVAAKAHRQIGQEGLLRLFRSDRPDVADGEQKRDFVYVKDCTALMAWLLERNDVCGIHNVGTGTARSFNDLAQAVFAALNRPCHIEYVDMPDSLRGRYQHYTQADMAWLGQVDCPLAFTPLEEGVADYVKGYLEKEDPYL from the coding sequence TTGTACGTGATTACCGGTGGAGCGGGTTTTTTGGGTAGCGCTCTTTTATGGCAGCTTAACTGCATGAACATTGACGATATCGTGATTGTGGACAACCTGGCACGGAGCGATAAATGGCGTAATCTCGTCAAGCGCCGCTACGTGGACTATCTGCACAGGGACCAGTTTTACGATCTCATGCAGCGCGATGCCCTGCCCTGGAAGGTCAGCGGCGTGGTGCATCTCGGAGCCTGTTCGTCCACCACGGAAAAGGACGCGGATTTTCTGATGGAAAACAATTTCCATTACAGTCGCGACCTGTGCCGTTACACGCTGGACAAGGGGGGCCGCTTCATCAATGCCAGCTCCGCCGCGACCTATGGCGACGGTTCGCTGGGATTCAGCGATGACGAGCAGCTTGTGCCGCGCCTGCGGCCTTTGAACATGTACGGCTACTCTAAACAGCTTTTTGACCTATGGCTGCTACGCGAGGGCTTGCAGGCCGAAACGGCCAGCCTGAAATTTTTCAATGTTTACGGTCCCAACGAATATCACAAGGGCGATATGCAGAGTGTGGCTGCCAAGGCCCACCGGCAGATAGGCCAGGAAGGTTTGCTGCGGCTCTTCAGGTCCGACCGCCCGGATGTGGCGGACGGGGAACAGAAGCGCGATTTTGTTTACGTCAAGGACTGCACTGCCCTGATGGCCTGGCTGCTGGAACGCAACGATGTTTGCGGCATCCACAACGTGGGTACAGGAACCGCGCGCAGCTTTAACGATCTGGCGCAGGCCGTGTTTGCGGCCCTGAACCGGCCCTGCCATATAGAGTATGTGGATATGCCCGACAGCCTGCGGGGGCGCTACCAGCACTACACACAGGCAGACATGGCCTGGCTCGGGCAGGTAGATTGCCCGCTTGCATTTACACCGCTTGAAGAAGGCGTGGCAGACTATGTGAAGGGCTATCTGGAAAAAGAAGACCCCTATCTGTAG
- a CDS encoding phosphatase PAP2 family protein: protein MESLNHQLFLALNAGDAASPFGIWAARILAEWPIGIAVALALIALLTQKPRGVLAGRLILTMALAMGTAYCIRKFHYNPRPFVMGLGRMLIDHAPTSSFPSFHATFVFSLALPLLFLQGTRLFSLAIILLGLMTAWARIFAGVHYPLDMAGAFVTAFVAAVVAGMIVRPRRSYRSEKRFR from the coding sequence ATGGAATCGTTAAATCATCAGCTTTTTCTGGCCCTCAATGCCGGTGACGCGGCATCGCCTTTCGGCATATGGGCCGCGCGCATCCTGGCGGAATGGCCCATAGGCATTGCCGTTGCTCTCGCGCTCATAGCCCTGCTCACGCAAAAACCGCGCGGCGTGCTTGCAGGCCGCCTGATACTGACAATGGCGCTGGCTATGGGCACGGCGTACTGCATCCGCAAGTTTCATTACAATCCCCGGCCCTTTGTTATGGGCCTTGGACGCATGCTTATTGACCACGCGCCCACATCTTCTTTTCCCAGTTTTCATGCCACCTTTGTGTTCTCTCTGGCCCTGCCGCTGCTCTTTCTGCAGGGTACACGCCTTTTTTCTCTGGCAATCATCCTGCTGGGCCTCATGACCGCCTGGGCAAGAATTTTTGCAGGCGTACACTACCCCCTGGATATGGCAGGCGCGTTTGTAACGGCGTTCGTGGCTGCCGTCGTGGCGGGCATGATTGTGCGCCCCCGGCGATCATACCGGTCAGAGAAACGGTTTCGCTGA
- the arsM gene encoding arsenite methyltransferase codes for MKSAGKETDRQTITETVRSGYAAIASGAQRSCCSNRRSGQADPARLAESLGYDAKTLARLPEGANMGLSCGNPVALAALLEGQTVLDLGSGGGFDVFQAGERVKASGRVIGVDMTPEMLAKARKNIESYRELTGLDNVEFRLGEIEHLPVADNSVDVVLSNCVINLSPDKAQVWHEIFRVLKPGGKVAVSDLALLKPLPDNIRDMAAALVGCVAGAVLIDTSAALLEKTGFSGVTLTPKPSYVQSMQDWNDPLYAEIATNLPKGEDLTDYVVSLSIEAVKP; via the coding sequence ATGAAATCTGCAGGCAAAGAAACAGACAGGCAGACCATTACAGAAACCGTGCGCTCCGGCTACGCAGCCATTGCCTCCGGGGCGCAGCGCTCCTGCTGCTCCAACCGCCGGAGCGGTCAGGCTGATCCCGCCAGACTGGCAGAATCACTCGGCTATGACGCAAAAACCCTTGCCCGCCTCCCCGAGGGGGCCAATATGGGACTTTCGTGCGGTAATCCTGTAGCCCTGGCAGCCCTGCTGGAAGGACAAACTGTTCTTGATCTGGGCAGCGGCGGCGGCTTTGACGTTTTTCAGGCTGGGGAGCGCGTAAAGGCCTCCGGCCGTGTCATCGGTGTGGATATGACCCCCGAGATGCTCGCCAAAGCCCGAAAAAACATCGAGTCGTACCGGGAGCTCACCGGGCTGGACAACGTGGAATTCCGGCTGGGAGAAATCGAGCACCTGCCGGTGGCGGACAACAGCGTGGATGTGGTTTTATCCAACTGTGTCATCAATCTTTCGCCGGACAAGGCGCAGGTATGGCACGAAATTTTTCGCGTACTGAAGCCGGGCGGCAAGGTGGCCGTTTCTGATCTGGCGTTGCTCAAGCCGTTGCCCGACAATATCCGCGACATGGCAGCCGCGCTGGTTGGCTGCGTTGCCGGGGCTGTCCTGATAGATACAAGCGCTGCCCTGCTTGAAAAAACCGGCTTTTCCGGGGTCACACTGACGCCCAAACCAAGTTATGTGCAAAGCATGCAGGACTGGAACGACCCCCTCTACGCCGAAATAGCCACCAACCTCCCCAAGGGAGAAGATTTGACGGACTATGTGGTGAGTCTCTCCATTGAAGCCGTCAAACCCTAG
- a CDS encoding RNA recognition motif domain-containing protein, producing MATSIYVGNLPWSATEDAVRDLFSAHGDPISVKLISDRETGRARGFGFVEMEDDEAQNAISALNGMDFGGRALRVNKAEERRPAPRRW from the coding sequence ATGGCTACTTCCATCTATGTCGGCAATCTGCCCTGGTCCGCCACCGAAGACGCTGTGCGCGATCTCTTTTCCGCTCACGGTGATCCTATTTCGGTCAAACTGATCTCTGACCGCGAAACCGGCCGCGCCCGCGGCTTCGGCTTTGTGGAAATGGAAGACGACGAAGCCCAGAACGCCATTTCCGCCCTCAACGGCATGGACTTTGGCGGCCGCGCTCTTCGCGTCAACAAGGCCGAAGAACGCCGTCCCGCTCCCCGCCGCTGGTAG
- a CDS encoding tRNA (adenine-N1)-methyltransferase — MIPYGSLVVYVTPKGRRYTKKLTEGQDWHSNDGALSAADVARCDFGSVIYTNQQVPIQVMEATLYDRLKTLKRQTQIIYPKDIAYICLRLGAGPGRTIIEAGCGSGGLTTGLSWFCGPTGRVVSHEAREEFMALARRNLEWAGVGQNVELHHRDVAEGFAVTGADALFLDVRTPWEYLDHALAAVRPGASFGFLLPTVDQVSKLLLGLERGPFADVEVCEILIRRWKPVADRLRPEDRMNAHTGFLVFARQQERNQDFESRKPLGTRERKQEAARLARLGLDNAAPQDGAAARDMTEDQNLA; from the coding sequence ATGATTCCCTACGGTTCTCTTGTTGTCTATGTGACCCCCAAGGGCCGCCGCTATACCAAAAAACTGACCGAAGGTCAGGACTGGCACAGCAATGACGGCGCTTTGTCGGCCGCTGATGTGGCCCGCTGCGACTTTGGCAGCGTGATCTACACCAACCAGCAAGTGCCCATACAGGTCATGGAAGCTACCCTTTATGACCGCCTCAAGACGCTCAAACGCCAGACACAGATCATCTACCCCAAAGACATCGCCTATATCTGCCTGCGCCTAGGGGCCGGACCGGGCCGCACCATCATTGAAGCGGGCTGCGGCTCCGGGGGCCTGACAACAGGCCTTTCATGGTTCTGCGGTCCCACGGGGCGCGTGGTCAGCCACGAGGCCCGCGAAGAATTTATGGCGTTGGCCCGCCGCAATCTTGAGTGGGCAGGCGTGGGCCAGAACGTGGAGCTGCACCACCGCGATGTGGCCGAAGGCTTTGCCGTTACCGGCGCGGACGCGCTCTTTCTGGACGTGCGCACGCCCTGGGAATATCTGGACCATGCACTTGCGGCCGTGCGCCCCGGCGCAAGTTTCGGCTTTTTGCTGCCCACAGTGGATCAGGTGAGCAAGCTTTTGCTGGGCCTTGAGCGCGGCCCCTTTGCCGATGTGGAAGTCTGCGAGATTCTCATTCGCCGCTGGAAGCCGGTGGCCGACCGCCTGCGCCCCGAAGACCGCATGAACGCCCACACGGGCTTTCTGGTCTTTGCCCGCCAGCAGGAGCGCAATCAGGACTTTGAATCGCGCAAGCCCCTCGGCACACGTGAACGCAAACAGGAAGCCGCACGTCTGGCCCGGCTGGGGCTGGATAACGCCGCCCCGCAGGACGGCGCAGCCGCACGGGATATGACAGAAGACCAGAATCTGGCATAG
- a CDS encoding ArsR/SmtB family transcription factor, whose product METVQASSIFEALSSEVRLDLFRLLVKSAPDGLVAGEIAKTLQVPGTNLSFHLKGLLHSGLINVEKEGRFLRYRANIPLMLDTIAYLTSECCANQPEQCRRYRAQSAVSPAVLPGWND is encoded by the coding sequence ATGGAAACAGTACAAGCCAGCAGCATTTTTGAAGCCCTGTCGTCAGAAGTTCGTCTGGACCTGTTCAGACTTCTCGTAAAGTCAGCACCCGACGGGCTTGTGGCCGGAGAAATTGCAAAAACACTGCAAGTGCCGGGAACCAATCTTTCCTTTCACCTCAAAGGTCTGCTGCACTCCGGCCTGATCAACGTGGAAAAAGAGGGACGCTTTCTGCGGTACCGGGCCAATATTCCCCTAATGCTCGATACGATCGCCTACCTGACTTCAGAGTGCTGCGCGAACCAGCCGGAACAATGCCGCCGCTACCGGGCGCAAAGCGCTGTTTCGCCTGCTGTTCTTCCAGGCTGGAACGACTAG
- a CDS encoding ABC transporter ATP-binding protein, with the protein MLEIRNLHVEVKGTPVLKGIDLHVKPGETFILFGPNGSGKTTLLMTLMGVSGYTVTQGQIIFKGNDITHAPMYERARLGIGMSFQRPPTIHGLPTGKLVELCGRGRPMDVEDMARKVHFDQFLNRDVNAGFSGGEIKRSELLQLMAQQPDLLLFDEPESGVDLENMALVGKTVRSLLDGLPDRCCATLRQREKARSTSGLIITHTGHILEYVNAHRGQVMYNGKLCCEAGPREILDHIANHGYQECLRCLAGDMFGKIAEAPLK; encoded by the coding sequence ATGCTTGAAATCCGTAACCTGCATGTGGAGGTCAAGGGTACTCCCGTACTTAAAGGTATTGACCTGCACGTCAAGCCCGGCGAAACATTCATACTCTTCGGCCCCAACGGTTCCGGCAAAACAACCCTGCTCATGACCCTCATGGGCGTTTCGGGATATACCGTCACCCAGGGGCAGATCATCTTCAAAGGCAACGATATCACCCATGCGCCCATGTATGAGCGGGCGCGCCTTGGCATAGGCATGTCTTTTCAGCGGCCGCCCACCATTCACGGCCTGCCCACGGGCAAGCTGGTGGAACTGTGCGGGCGCGGGCGACCGATGGACGTGGAAGACATGGCCCGCAAGGTACACTTTGACCAGTTTTTGAACCGCGACGTCAACGCAGGCTTTTCCGGCGGCGAGATAAAGCGCTCAGAACTGCTGCAGCTCATGGCCCAGCAGCCCGACCTTCTGCTTTTTGACGAACCGGAATCCGGCGTGGACCTTGAAAATATGGCGCTTGTGGGAAAAACCGTGCGCAGCCTGCTGGACGGCCTGCCCGACCGATGTTGCGCCACCCTGCGGCAACGCGAAAAAGCGCGCTCCACCAGCGGCCTGATCATCACCCATACGGGGCATATTCTTGAATATGTCAATGCCCACCGGGGGCAGGTCATGTATAACGGCAAACTCTGCTGCGAGGCCGGGCCGCGCGAAATTCTCGACCATATCGCCAATCACGGTTATCAGGAATGCCTGCGCTGCCTGGCCGGCGACATGTTTGGCAAAATTGCGGAGGCCCCCCTCAAATGA